From a region of the Babylonia areolata isolate BAREFJ2019XMU chromosome 21, ASM4173473v1, whole genome shotgun sequence genome:
- the LOC143295726 gene encoding zinc finger protein-like 1, translating into MGLCKCPKRKVTNLFCFEHRVNVCEHCLVANHEKCIVKSYLQWLQDSDYNPTCTLCERSLSDEECGECIRLTCYDVFHWLCLNRHCQQLPPNTAPAGYTCPSCNTCVFPPANLATPVADALRQLLQQVNWARAGLGLPLIEEPDLPAPPPPGPPAEKAATTSTTPMTSTPLRADNSAGLPPTSTGVTRPSAQVLPYSATPTPNPAPPGGSSHSVINVDEGTSARQFSNPRKLFDSTKDDGLFNQSHDHDEDKYKRRPAFQWLAHWFRSRDGGRRKDPGAVRKRFFMVLIIGVIAFITLLIIFSQLGRQATEDDPFLDPMNNPNIKVQQEVLD; encoded by the exons ATGGGTTTGTGTAAATGCCCGAAACGGAAAGTAACAAACCTTTTCTGCTTCGAACACAGAGTCAACGTGTGTGAGCACTGCCTTGTTGCCAACCATGAAAAA TGCATTGTCAAATCGTACCTGCAGTGGCTGCAGGACAGTGACTACAATCCAACATGCACGCTGTGCGAGAGATCGTTGTCGGACGAAGAGTGTGGGGAGTGTATTCGGCTCACCTGCTATG ATGTGTTTCACTGGCTGTGCCTTAACCGCCACTGCCAGCAGTTGCCCCCCAACACGGCACCTGCGGGCTACACCTGTCCCTCCTGCAACACCTGCGTCTTTCCTCCGGCCAACCTGGCCACCCCTGTGGCCGATGCTCTGAGACAGCTGCTGCAGCAAGTCAACTGGGCGCGCGCCGGTCTGGGCTTGCCTCTG ATTGAAGAACCTGATCTCCCGGCCCcaccaccccccgggccccccgcaGAGAAGGcggccaccacctccaccacccctatgACCAGCACGCCACTCAGGGCGGACAACTCTGCTggcctaccccccacctccacgggGGTCACCCGTCCCAGTGCCCAGGTGTTGCCCtactccgccacccccacccccaaccctgcgCCCCCGGGCGGCAGTTCTCACAGCGTCATCAATGTGGACGAGGGGACGTCAGCCCGGCAGTTCAGCA acccGCGCAAGCTGTTTGACTCCACCAAAGACGATGGTCTCTTCAACCAGTCCCACGATCACGATGAAGACAAGTACAAACGGAGACCGGCCTTCCAGTGGTTGGCGCACTGGTTCAG GTCGAGGGACGGGGGCAGGAGGAAGGACCCAGGGGCTGTGAGGAAACGTTTCTTCATGGTGCTCATCATCGGTGTCATCGCCTTCATCaccctcctcatcatcttctccCAGCTGGGGCGGCAGGCCACAGAGGACGACCCGTTCCTGGACCCCATGAACAACCCCAACATCAAGGTGCAGCAGGAGGTGCTAGACTAG